One segment of Micromonospora parathelypteridis DNA contains the following:
- a CDS encoding putative cobaltochelatase — protein MSATYPFSAVLGMADMRLALLLNAVSPTIGGVLVRGEKGTAKSTAVRALAALLPPVRRVAGCRFGCDPAEPDPACPDGPHPVGAAAETHPARLVELPVGAAEDRVVGSLDLEKALGEGVRAFEPGLLAAAHRGVLYVDEVNLLHDHLVDLLLDAAAMGRSHVEREGVSVSHAARFLLVGTMNPEEGELRPQLLDRFGLTVEVGASRDPEVRVEVVRRRLAADADPAGFAARWADADAEVARQVAAARRRLPGVRLPDAALRQIAEVCAAFDVDGMRADIVTARAALAHAAWHGRDRVTIDDVRVAARLALPHRRRRDPFDTPGLDEKRLDEALQRAQDAHPDDPDDDGPDDRGPDGGGPDGGGPDGGAGPAGGGAQGGDPSGSDGSGDQGEPGSTGEPAAEDSPGSDGRTEGPSGADDSGWPTDDQGGHGQHAGAGGSREGAARGDDDDPTRGRGSGGGAQPVAVPRGGLKARVLTAPGVGDGVPGRRSRARTGRGRTAGARVPTGRVGALHLPATVRAAAPHQTSRGRLSGPLRLRPNDVREAVREGREGNLVLFVVDASGSMGARQRMTSVKDAVLALLTDAYQRRDKVAVIAFRGAGARTLLPATSSVLAASTRLAELPTGGRTPLAEGLLAAADLLRVERLRDPKRRPLVLIVTDGRATAGNRPLDRSAGAAAVLAATGAPCVVIDCESGPVRLHLASHLATQLTAPLHPLTALTHPHPRPHARDLAVPVAAQGT, from the coding sequence TCGGCTGTGACCCGGCCGAGCCCGACCCGGCCTGTCCGGATGGCCCGCACCCCGTTGGCGCCGCTGCCGAGACCCACCCCGCCCGACTGGTGGAGCTGCCGGTCGGTGCCGCCGAGGACCGGGTGGTCGGCTCACTGGATCTGGAGAAGGCCCTCGGCGAGGGCGTACGCGCCTTCGAACCGGGCCTGCTCGCCGCCGCGCACCGAGGTGTCCTCTACGTCGACGAGGTCAACCTGCTGCACGACCACCTCGTCGACCTGCTGCTCGACGCGGCGGCGATGGGTCGCAGCCACGTCGAGCGGGAGGGCGTCTCGGTCAGCCATGCCGCCCGGTTCCTGCTGGTGGGCACGATGAACCCGGAGGAGGGGGAGCTGCGCCCGCAGCTGCTCGACCGGTTCGGGCTCACCGTCGAGGTGGGCGCCAGCCGTGACCCGGAGGTCCGGGTCGAGGTGGTCCGTCGCCGGCTCGCCGCCGACGCCGACCCGGCCGGCTTCGCCGCCCGCTGGGCCGACGCCGACGCGGAGGTCGCCCGCCAGGTGGCCGCCGCACGCCGCCGGCTTCCCGGCGTACGACTCCCGGACGCCGCGTTGCGGCAGATCGCCGAGGTGTGCGCCGCGTTCGACGTGGACGGAATGCGCGCCGACATCGTCACCGCCCGTGCCGCCCTCGCCCACGCCGCCTGGCACGGCCGGGACCGGGTCACCATCGACGACGTCCGGGTGGCCGCCCGGCTGGCTCTGCCGCACCGTCGTCGCCGCGACCCGTTCGACACTCCCGGGTTGGACGAGAAGCGCCTCGACGAGGCGTTGCAGCGTGCCCAGGACGCGCACCCCGACGACCCGGACGACGATGGCCCGGATGACCGTGGCCCCGACGGCGGTGGCCCCGACGGCGGTGGCCCGGACGGCGGTGCCGGTCCGGCGGGCGGTGGCGCGCAGGGCGGTGACCCGAGCGGCTCCGACGGCAGCGGCGACCAGGGTGAACCCGGTTCGACCGGGGAGCCGGCGGCCGAGGACAGCCCTGGCTCGGACGGGCGTACCGAGGGGCCGAGCGGGGCTGACGACAGCGGATGGCCAACGGACGATCAGGGCGGGCACGGTCAGCACGCGGGGGCCGGCGGCAGTCGGGAAGGGGCCGCCCGAGGCGATGACGACGACCCGACCCGTGGGCGGGGCAGCGGCGGGGGAGCTCAGCCGGTGGCCGTACCCCGGGGTGGGTTGAAGGCGCGGGTGCTCACCGCGCCCGGGGTGGGTGACGGGGTGCCCGGCCGGCGCTCCCGTGCCCGCACCGGCCGGGGGCGCACCGCCGGAGCCCGGGTGCCGACGGGTCGGGTCGGGGCGCTGCACCTGCCGGCGACGGTCCGCGCCGCCGCGCCGCACCAGACCTCCCGGGGACGGCTGAGCGGCCCCCTGCGGCTACGCCCGAACGACGTGCGCGAGGCGGTCCGGGAGGGGCGCGAGGGCAACCTGGTGCTGTTCGTGGTGGACGCGAGCGGCTCGATGGGTGCCCGGCAGCGGATGACCTCCGTGAAGGACGCGGTGCTCGCTCTGCTCACCGACGCCTACCAGCGGCGGGACAAGGTCGCGGTGATCGCCTTCCGGGGGGCCGGCGCCCGTACGTTGCTGCCGGCCACCTCGTCGGTGCTGGCCGCCTCGACCCGGCTGGCCGAGTTGCCCACCGGTGGGCGTACGCCGTTGGCCGAGGGGCTGCTCGCGGCGGCCGACCTGCTGCGGGTGGAGCGGTTGCGTGACCCGAAGCGCCGCCCCCTGGTTCTCATCGTCACCGACGGCCGGGCCACCGCGGGCAACCGCCCGCTGGACCGTTCGGCGGGAGCGGCAGCGGTCCTCGCGGCAACCGGAGCCCCGTGCGTGGTGATCGACTGCGAGTCCGGCCCGGTACGCCTGCACCTGGCGAGTCACCTGGCAACCCAGCTAACTGCCCCGCTACACCCCCTGACCGCCCTAACCCACCCCCACCCCCGCCCCCATGCCCGCGATCTTGCAGTTCCGGTCGCGGCACAGGGGACATAA